One Labilithrix sp. DNA window includes the following coding sequences:
- a CDS encoding DUF4339 domain-containing protein, which translates to MSNDVWRWADPDGQQRRVRLDELRAALAGGHIAPNTPVWKPGWASWQSAHEVPELTSASLGGAHGVVLNIPPPPLAMVAVQQDYEKRSESMAPVPASVAPASPEPEPPPPPRYVPVPAKMPSIHPPSSQNIPTQIGGSPAFAAAPAPMAPMPAPAPPVQSIPTTIGMPAPAFPAPHSGIEELSGSLLESGSSPDLSHLAAPPGAPPSSARLPFGRRNAPTERRASPPLDGPLFLHDPPPNVVDRLVADIKALRAGEAPKNKPLLIGAGVLSLLVVLGLFGTIIGLASGGSASAKTTPSASASARASAAPPPEVSSSPVVTTTVSAPPPPAPPPSSPVLGDCTVAGDPKLIAPRAVSGAAIEGQALGSALGIGFAASSHDAVATMLDAASLAPMSTVRTKPPGGDVRRVTPFLNGTKLAAFADVDRKGDRLAMRRSVATSPPVDVGIADGQVVWAPRGKDSSARLFALDGEATPEALRAIPLADRRGVALTFRHGSNIRVGVARGEGVLEPDGDLSKIEGLGQERGTLGSPSLTSTGDRVVVAWADRASTGEQWSIRWTSVKPHGAADEATPFTVPDGGQGDNAMSPSVASLGGGRFLLAWTEGSATSHQVRALTFGADGSPSGAPLTISGANDNAGQPAIALNADGRGVVAFLSAKGRNSFEVHVTPITCPRQP; encoded by the coding sequence ATGAGCAACGACGTCTGGCGGTGGGCGGACCCCGATGGTCAGCAGCGCCGAGTGCGGCTGGACGAGCTCCGCGCCGCGCTCGCGGGCGGGCACATCGCGCCGAACACGCCGGTCTGGAAGCCGGGGTGGGCGAGCTGGCAGTCGGCGCACGAGGTGCCGGAGCTCACGTCGGCGTCGCTCGGCGGCGCGCACGGCGTCGTCCTCAACATCCCGCCGCCGCCGCTCGCGATGGTCGCGGTGCAGCAGGACTACGAGAAGCGCTCCGAGTCGATGGCGCCGGTGCCGGCGAGCGTCGCGCCCGCGTCGCCCGAGCCGGAGCCCCCGCCGCCGCCGCGCTACGTGCCGGTGCCGGCGAAGATGCCGTCGATCCATCCGCCGTCGTCGCAGAACATCCCGACGCAGATCGGCGGCTCGCCCGCGTTCGCGGCCGCGCCGGCGCCGATGGCTCCGATGCCCGCGCCGGCGCCGCCGGTGCAGAGCATCCCGACGACGATCGGAATGCCGGCGCCGGCCTTCCCTGCGCCGCACTCCGGGATCGAGGAGCTGAGCGGCTCGCTCCTCGAGTCGGGCTCGTCGCCCGATCTCTCGCACCTCGCCGCGCCGCCGGGCGCGCCGCCGTCGAGCGCGAGGCTGCCGTTCGGGCGCCGCAACGCGCCGACGGAGCGCCGAGCGAGCCCCCCGCTCGACGGACCGCTCTTCCTCCACGATCCTCCGCCGAACGTCGTCGATCGGCTCGTCGCGGACATCAAGGCGCTCCGCGCGGGCGAGGCGCCGAAGAACAAACCGCTCCTCATCGGCGCGGGCGTGCTCTCGCTCCTCGTCGTGCTCGGCCTGTTCGGCACGATCATCGGCCTCGCGAGCGGCGGCTCCGCCTCGGCGAAGACGACGCCGAGCGCGTCGGCGTCCGCTCGTGCGTCGGCGGCCCCGCCGCCCGAGGTCTCGTCGTCGCCGGTCGTGACGACGACGGTGAGCGCGCCGCCGCCGCCTGCCCCACCCCCCTCGTCGCCCGTGCTCGGCGACTGCACCGTCGCCGGCGATCCGAAGCTGATCGCGCCGCGCGCGGTGAGCGGCGCCGCGATCGAGGGACAGGCGCTCGGCAGCGCGCTCGGGATCGGGTTCGCGGCGTCGAGCCACGACGCGGTCGCGACGATGCTCGACGCGGCGTCGCTCGCGCCGATGTCGACCGTCCGCACGAAGCCGCCGGGCGGCGACGTGCGTCGCGTCACGCCGTTCCTCAACGGCACGAAGCTCGCGGCGTTCGCCGACGTCGATCGCAAAGGTGACCGCCTCGCGATGCGCCGGAGCGTGGCGACGAGCCCGCCGGTCGACGTCGGCATCGCCGATGGTCAGGTCGTCTGGGCGCCGCGCGGCAAGGACAGCTCGGCGAGGCTCTTCGCCCTCGACGGCGAGGCGACGCCCGAGGCGCTCCGCGCGATCCCGCTCGCCGATCGCCGCGGCGTCGCGCTGACGTTCCGGCACGGGAGCAACATCCGCGTCGGCGTCGCGCGCGGCGAAGGGGTGCTCGAGCCGGACGGCGATCTCTCCAAGATCGAGGGGCTCGGTCAGGAGAGGGGGACCCTCGGCTCACCGTCGCTCACGTCGACGGGCGATCGCGTCGTCGTCGCGTGGGCCGATCGCGCGAGCACCGGCGAACAATGGTCGATCCGCTGGACGAGCGTGAAGCCGCACGGCGCCGCCGACGAAGCGACGCCGTTCACGGTGCCCGACGGCGGCCAGGGCGACAACGCGATGTCCCCGAGCGTCGCGTCGCTCGGCGGCGGCCGCTTCCTCCTCGCGTGGACGGAGGGCTCCGCGACGAGCCATCAAGTGCGCGCCCTCACCTTCGGGGCCGACGGCTCACCGTCCGGCGCGCCGCTCACGATCTCCGGCGCGAACGACAACGCCGGCCAGCCGGCGATCGCGCTCAACGCCGACGGGCGCGGCGTCGTCGCGTTCCTCTCCGCGAAGGGGAGGAACAGCTTCGAGGTCCACGTCACGCCGATCACCTGTCCGCGCCAGCCATGA
- a CDS encoding ComF family protein — translation MLAEVVAPSGCAACDAPVGAAVLFCPACAVSALPATSRDGPLAYGGAVAEAIVRMKFQGRADLAPRLARVMIPLARALPVDVVVPVPIHRQRLLERGYNQAALLARPIAGAIGRPLAARSLERVRDTPMQSSLDRAARLTNLAGAFRARSPKDVRDRAVLLVDDVRTTGSTLTACARSLHEVGARRVFSLVLACRDGLAL, via the coding sequence ATGTTGGCAGAGGTGGTCGCGCCGAGCGGATGCGCGGCGTGCGACGCGCCGGTCGGGGCGGCGGTCCTCTTCTGCCCGGCCTGCGCGGTCTCCGCCCTGCCCGCCACGTCGCGTGACGGCCCGCTCGCGTACGGCGGCGCGGTGGCGGAGGCGATCGTGCGGATGAAGTTCCAAGGCCGCGCCGATCTCGCCCCGCGGCTCGCGCGCGTGATGATCCCGCTCGCGCGCGCGCTCCCCGTCGACGTGGTGGTGCCGGTGCCGATCCACCGGCAGCGGTTGCTCGAGCGCGGGTACAACCAGGCCGCGCTCCTCGCTCGACCGATCGCGGGCGCGATCGGACGGCCTCTCGCGGCGCGGTCGCTCGAACGTGTGCGTGATACACCGATGCAGTCGTCGCTCGATCGGGCGGCGCGCCTCACCAACCTCGCCGGCGCGTTCCGCGCGCGATCGCCGAAAGACGTGCGCGACCGCGCGGTTCTCCTCGTGGACGACGTACGTACCACCGGGTCGACGTTGACCGCGTGCGCGCGGTCACTTCATGAAGTGGGCGCGCGGCGCGTGTTCTCCCTCGTTCTCGCATGCCGTGATGGACTCGCGTTATGA